In Deltaproteobacteria bacterium, a single window of DNA contains:
- a CDS encoding 4-alpha-glucanotransferase has translation MMRQLEALARDCGVQTEYVDAFGAVRRASPDALVAVIRALGEDLASPDDAGRVLLDRARRRAARRLPPVIVAWDGRADVDAPGPAELVCEDGGVRPVTGAPLALRDLPIGYHALVAGGERAHVIAAPSRCHEPPAGERTWGVFAPLYALRSARTRVHGGADLTDLAHCIDWVRGLGGSVVGTLPLLAAFPDEPSPYLPVSRRFWNELYLDLSAVPEIDALPEAFVRSAAALDAAGEVDYPGLHAAREPLLRDAARRLWASASPRRDAFERWRAATPLADAYAAFRAGGDEDARRYHLYVQWLCREQLAALAGRGLYLDLPVGVHPRGFDAVREADAFAAGVSVGAPPDPLFAGGQDWTVPALHPERSRRTGHRYFAECVRAHAEFARVLRIDHVMGLFRRFWIPRGFPATEGVYVRMPADELVAVVCVESYRHRCAIVGEDLGTVEPAVRDEMARRGLRRMYVAQLAPDDPVPPGCVASLNTHDTPPFAAACPGADIGDAIARLAASEAWAVLVSLEDLWGETRPQNVPGTGRERPNWRRKMARAIDEAAADPACAALLARARR, from the coding sequence GTGATGCGACAGCTCGAGGCGCTCGCGCGCGACTGCGGCGTCCAGACCGAGTACGTCGATGCGTTCGGCGCGGTGCGCCGCGCGTCGCCCGACGCGCTGGTCGCGGTGATTCGCGCGCTCGGCGAGGATCTCGCGAGTCCCGACGACGCCGGCCGCGTCCTGCTCGACCGCGCGCGCCGCCGCGCGGCGCGCCGCTTGCCGCCGGTGATCGTCGCGTGGGACGGCCGCGCCGACGTCGACGCGCCCGGTCCCGCCGAGCTGGTGTGCGAGGACGGCGGCGTGCGGCCGGTGACCGGCGCGCCGCTGGCGCTGCGCGACCTGCCGATCGGCTACCACGCGCTGGTCGCGGGCGGCGAGCGCGCGCACGTGATCGCCGCGCCGTCGCGCTGCCACGAGCCGCCCGCCGGCGAGCGCACGTGGGGCGTGTTCGCGCCGCTGTACGCGCTGCGCAGCGCGCGCACCCGCGTCCACGGCGGCGCCGATTTGACCGACCTGGCGCACTGCATCGACTGGGTGCGCGGGCTCGGCGGCTCCGTCGTCGGGACGCTGCCGTTGCTCGCCGCGTTCCCCGACGAGCCGAGCCCGTATCTGCCGGTGTCGCGCCGGTTCTGGAACGAGCTGTACCTCGATCTGTCGGCCGTGCCCGAGATCGACGCGCTGCCCGAGGCGTTCGTCCGGTCGGCCGCCGCGCTCGACGCCGCCGGCGAGGTCGACTACCCCGGGCTGCACGCCGCGCGCGAACCGCTGCTGCGGGACGCCGCGCGGCGCCTGTGGGCGTCCGCGTCGCCGCGCCGCGACGCCTTCGAGCGGTGGCGCGCGGCGACGCCGCTGGCCGACGCCTACGCGGCGTTTCGCGCCGGCGGCGACGAGGACGCCCGCCGCTATCACCTCTACGTGCAGTGGTTGTGTCGCGAGCAGCTCGCGGCGCTCGCGGGGCGCGGCCTGTACCTCGACCTGCCGGTCGGCGTCCACCCGCGCGGATTCGACGCCGTGCGGGAGGCGGACGCGTTCGCGGCGGGAGTGTCGGTCGGCGCGCCGCCGGACCCGCTGTTTGCCGGCGGCCAGGACTGGACCGTCCCCGCGCTGCACCCGGAACGCAGCCGGCGGACCGGCCACCGCTACTTCGCCGAGTGCGTGCGCGCGCACGCGGAGTTCGCGCGCGTGCTGCGCATCGATCATGTGATGGGGCTGTTTCGCCGGTTTTGGATCCCGCGCGGGTTTCCGGCGACCGAGGGCGTGTACGTGCGGATGCCGGCCGACGAACTCGTCGCGGTCGTGTGCGTCGAGTCGTACCGCCACCGCTGTGCGATCGTCGGTGAGGATCTCGGCACGGTCGAGCCGGCGGTGCGCGACGAGATGGCGAGGCGCGGGTTGCGGCGCATGTACGTCGCCCAACTCGCGCCCGACGATCCGGTGCCGCCCGGCTGCGTCGCGAGTCTGAACACCCACGACACGCCGCCGTTTGCCGCCGCCTGTCCGGGCGCGGACATCGGCGACGCGATCGCGCGCCTGGCAGCCAGCGAGGCGTGGGCGGTGCTCGTGTCGCTCGAGGATCTGTGGGGCGAGACGCGGCCGCAGAACGTGCCGGGGACCGGGCGCGAGCGGCCGAACTGGCGCCGCAAGATGGCGCGGGCGATCGACGAGGCGGCGGCCGATCCGGCGTGCGCGGCGCTGCTGGCGCGGGCGCGGCGGTAG